One genomic segment of Plasmodium cynomolgi strain B DNA, chromosome 14, whole genome shotgun sequence includes these proteins:
- a CDS encoding exportin-1 domain containig protein (putative), translating to MDELEVAILCLYGNECARISKGEAQKYCENFQNSADSWKYCIAKFVDSKRLEVKFFCIHVIIEKLKTLKGEDLLYVKNSLYNYLESKYTTANDDPCVVNKIIQLYISLIEFLYPNNMNDGFKFIINLIMVNNDMNVKNLYINFFLKLMNMLDVEYIDNVYSKKGVQLATSLKEAIKNNDLPIIIECLYFIMSINVEDISALSIFTLSKYVTWIDINYVVNDKILAYIYQCINGQNNSMTEASFSFLTALVRKGMNPVNKIQFIENINLIYVLQNIPKILDISYEMNKKIMLKKGELVNYICLELVESIHEINKLKDYPMNSAKYNEICDKGTEMLFLILPHALEIYAIDNFYVASTVEKFFSLLFTKFKTVMGSASPGEGISNQQGTLTSSPNGYKIPQEKMNLFINTLICSTVNKFQFPPYIEEFYDEEDEDFIAFNTFRENIEKLFQRLILFNKLKAIEIIKNAIIYLNENFDNLKWNTIESTLYAFYITTSIYSDYKGSTVQSGGGATRDATSSAVSNTCLSKPDTGTTHGSASGNTSKEVQDLHNAEYNNLLFGCLAELLKNRKILNCSNSLININLMEIFQRLNPFFIKNPEYVEHSLHVFITNGIRCSKNKVVKKSVHIFKKFLKANSVVICNYMKDILQMLESFLEIPCVYQRVGSKSRTGSNSGSSASLADMLSLDQDSIKSMYKYIYADLNYTHEDQNDIYEIAGLLLLYYDYTRAKRTAKGESNEQMHLLEHQGMQGGRGSNANVSFNRMGSTNSGSGDAKNLNNAASMQSISTDLNTRNEKINEELIPNYKDRIFFFKGILNKLLENLANIKNVYINSSKAQHEILCLSFTCSVVIRCIGALCKNVNINMTDELINDLDNTLGIIISEALELFYKNYIVRDSVLYTYRILSNLFKELSLNYTIKILPYFYNISYNMIMTKLQKGSAPGGSTSISAVPTSQGALATQNPLLSFNMMTPSSHPAVGTGSPNEASACFANSQEELKYLFSELNELGVLVCHLISTYKEKSYDTFIKPYIQNITQIHLNIWKCIVVQSLEMQREQNSVLSPLIIILYNISLNIPSAIHNFVSLDLIALTHKEFCQAFSNEEMVKAKCPDAITSILLVSLNYANTCDLNICLYAAQTISNMLNNATCLQNAHEVLSKYPLVQIIDTLCVTLKSLDYSDPKNKRIIQEVMNIFRLFCGFKVNANCLPNKILESAQICLQNSLLSVFKNNRNDIGVLLQAVNANNQQQFRQILSNFVA from the exons ATGGACGAGCTGGAGGTGGCCATTTTGTGCCTGTACGGAAATGAGTGCGCCCGGATCAGCAAAGGTGAGGCACAGAAATACTGCGAAAATTTTCAGAACAGCGCGGACAGCTGGAAATATTGCATTGCCAAATTTGTGGACTCGAAAAGGTTAGAGGTGAAGTTCTTTTGCATCCACGTAATCATAGAGAAGCTGAAGACTCTTAAGGGAGAAGACCTcctgtatgtaaaaaattccCTGTACAATTATTTGGAGAGTAAATACACAACAGCCAATGACGACCCCTGTGTAGTGAACAAGATAATCCAGCTGTATATCTCCTTGATAGAATTTCTTTACCCAAACAACATGAATGATGGGTTCAAGTTCATCATAAATTTGATCATGGTAAACAATGAcatgaatgtaaaaaatttgtatatcaattttttcctcaaattaATGAACATGTTAGATGTAGAATACATAGATAATGTGTATTCTAAAAAAGGGGTTCAACTAGCCACCAGCTTGAAAGAAGCAATCAAAAATAACGACCTGCCAATCATTATCGAatgcttatattttataatgagTATAAACGTGGAAGACATAAGTGCCCTTAGCATATTTACCCTCTCCAAGTATGTCACCTGGATTGACATCAACTATGTCGTCAATGATAAAATTCTTGCATACATCTATCAGTGCATTAATGGGCAAAATAATTCCATGACAGAAGCtagcttctcctttttaacagCTCTCGTACGTAAAGGTATGAATCCAGTGAACAAAATTCAGTtcattgaaaatataaatctCATATATGTGCTGCAAAATATTCCAAAAATTCTTGACATATCATACgagatgaataaaaaaattatgttaaaaaaaggagaactcGTAAATTACATCTGTCTCGAATTGGTAGAATCCATTCACGAAATTAATAAACTTAAGGATTATCCGATGAATAGTGCAAAATACAACGAAATATGTGACAAGGGAACCGAAATGCTGTTCTTGATCTTACCACATGCTTTAGAAATATACGCTAttgataatttttacgtAGCCAGCACAgtagaaaaatttttcagtCTTCTTTTTACCAAGTTTAAGACAGTAATGGGATCTGCATCACCTGGGGAAGGGATTAGCAATCAACAGGGAACTCTTACATCCTCTCCAAATGGATATAAAATCccacaagaaaaaatgaacctcTTTATTAATACACTGATATGTAGCACTGTGAACAAATTTCAGTTCCCTCCTTACATTGAAGAATTCtacgatgaggaggatgaagaTTTTATTGCCTTCAATACCTTTCGAGAGAATATAGAAAAACTTTTCCAGAGATTAATCCTGTTTAACAAACTGAAAGCTATCGAAATTATCAAGAATGCTATTATTTACTTGAACGAAAATTTCGACAATTTGAAATGGAACACCATAGAGTCCACTTTGTACGCCTTCTACATCACGACGTCTATCTATAGTGACTACAAAGGGAGTACCGTGCAGTCGGGCGGGGGTGCAACCAGGGATGCCACCTCCTCAGCAGTGTCCAACACGTGTCTCAGCAAACCAGACACAGGAACAACACACGGGAGTGCTAGTGGAAACACCTCCAAAGAGGTACAAGACTTGCACAATGCAGAGTACAACAACTTGCTCTTTGGCTGCCTCGCGGAGTTActaaaaaacagaaaaattctCAACTGTAGCAATAGccttataaatataaacctGATGGAGATTTTCCAAAGACtgaaccctttttttatcaaaaatcCAGAGTACGTAGAACACTCTCTTCATGTTTTTATTACAAATGGGATTAGATGCAGTAAGAATAAGGTGGTAAAAAAATcggtgcatatttttaaaaaatttttgaaagcAAACTCGGTGGTTATATGCAACTACATGAAAGACATTTTGCAGATGCTGGAGAGCTTCTTAGAAATCCCATGTGTGTACCAGCGTGTTGGTAGCAAAAGTCGAACAGGCAGCAACAGTGGCAGTAGTGCCTCCTTGGCGGACATGCTATCCCTTGACCAGGACTCCATAAAATCcatgtacaaatatatatacgcagaTTTGAATTACACCCATGAGGATCAGAACGACATTTATGAAATTGCAGGCCTGCTGCTACTGTACTATGATTATACCAGAGCCAAGAGAACCGCTAAGGGGGAGTCCAACGAGCAGATGCACCTTTTGGAACACCAAGGAATGCAAGGAGGAAGAGGTAGCAACGCTAACGTAAGCTTTAACCGAATGGGCAGTACCAACAGTGGCAGTGgagatgcaaaaaatttaaacaacgCAGCCTCCATGCAGAGCATCAGTACAGACCTGAACacgagaaatgaaaaaatcaatgAAGAACTGATCCCAAATTATAAAGATaggatatttttctttaaaggaATTTTAAATAAGCTACTAGAAAATCTAgccaacataaaaaatgtgtacattaACTCTTCCAAAGCACAGCATGAGATCCTATGTCTGAGTTTCACCTGCAGTGTCGTCATAAGATGCATAGGTGcattatgcaaaaatgtaaatattaaCATGACCGATGAATTGATTAACGACCTAGACAATACTTTAGGAATTATCATCAGTGAAGCGTTAGAAttgttttacaaaaattacatcGTTAGGGATTCGGTTCTCTACACTTACAGAATATTATCCAACCTCTTTAAGGAACTCTCTCTCAACTACaccataaaaattttgccctatttttacaacatatCATATAACATGATCATGACGAAACTGCAAAAGGGTAGTGCCCCTGGGGGAAGTACTTCTATCAGTGCGGTACCAACCTCACAAGGAGCTCTAGCCACTCAAAACCCATTACTCTCTTTCAACATGATGACCCCATCATCACATCCAGCTGTTGGAACTGGTTCCCCAAATGAAGCCTCCGCTTGTTTTGCAAACTCACAGGAAGAACTAAAATATCTGTTTAGTGAACTTAACGAATTGGGCGTACTAGTGTGTCACCTAATATCGACctataaagaaaaatcctACGATACGTTTATTAAACCCTACATACAAAATATTACGCAAATTCACTTAAATATATGGAAATGTATCGTTGTTCAGTCGTTGGAAATGCAAAGAGAACAGAACTCTGTACTATCTCCACTCATtatcatattatataatatatcattaaaCATCCCTTCAGctattcacaattttgtttccctcgATTTGATTGCCCTAACACATAAAGAATTTTGTCAGGCTTTTTCGAATGAAGAAATGGTGAAGGCAAAATGCCCTGATGCCATTACCAGCATCTTGCTTGTCTCTTTGAATTATGCTAATACGTGCGATTTGAATATCTGTCTGTATGCAGCTCAGACCATTTCGAACATGCTAAACAATGCTACTTGTTTGCAGAATGCGCACGAG gtgcTGAGCAAATACCCGCTCGTCCAAATCATCGACACGCTGTGCGTAACGCTCAAGTCCCTGGATTATTCGGATCCCAAGAATAAGAGG ATAATCCAAGAGGTGATGAATATCTTCCGACTCTTCTGCGGATTCAAAGTGAACGCCAACTGTCTGCCCAACAAAATTCTGGAGAGCGCTCAAATCTGTTTGCAGAATTCGTTACTTTCAGTCTTCAAGAATAACCGAAACGACATCGGCGTGTTGTTACAA GCCGTCAACGCGAACAATCAGCAGCAGTTCAGACAAATTTTGTCAAATTTTGTTGCGTAG
- a CDS encoding protein kinase domain containing protein (putative) has translation MCTPISIHRKFLKIPELVKMECVRKEEHKYKLVKLIGKGTFGKVYYAIDLCTQEPVAIKRSPKWRNKVSREVDLLQKMQHSENIVNLKSIFYTTTEKGFRIQNIVFKYMTYSLGKYIRFKKQERKENKKDRIAASDLKTIIYQICKGIKHLHEQNLAHRDLKPDNILIDTGSSPFKVEICDLGSAKKVEESIISIPYICSRWYRAPELLCGSMYYTTDVDLWSLGCIIFELINLCPLFPGKFKKDDISEECSQIINLIEVLGSPRMSFYESIKGQTSNRNNRLIKELCGLNIRPLSWSSILGGILEERLK, from the exons ATGTGCACGCCGATAAGCATACACAGGAAATTTCTGAAAATCCCCGAGCTGGTCAAAATGGAATGCGTCAGGAAGGAAGAGCACAAATACAAGTTGGTGAAACTCATCGGCAAGGGCACCTTTGGGAAGGTCTACTACGCTATTGACCTGTGCACGCAGGAGCCGGTGGCGATTAAGCGGTCCCCCAAGTG GAGGAACAAAGTCTCGAGGGAAGTCGACCTACTGCAGAAGATGCAGCATAGCGAAAACATCGTAAATTtaaaatccattttttacaccaCGACGGAGAAGGGCTTTCGTATACAGAACATTGTCTTCAAGTACATGACGTACAGCCTGGGCAAGTATATCCGATTTAAGAAGcaagaaaggaaggaaaacaa GAAAGACCGTATTGCAGCGTCTGACTTAAAAACCATCATATA CCAAATATGCAAAGGGATCAAGCACCTACACGAGCAGAATTTAGCTCACAGGGATTTGAAGCCGGACAACATTTTG ATCGATACAGGCTCATCCCCATTTAAGGTGGAAATATGCGATTTGG GATCTGCAAAAAAAGTCGAAGAAAGCATCATCTCTATTCCGTACATTTGCTCGAGATGGTACCGGGCGCCTGAGCTGCTATGCGGCTCCATGTATTACACG ACGGACGTAGACCTATGGT CCCTGGGGTGCATAATTTTCGAGCTGATAAACCTCTGTCCCCTGTTCCCCGGGAAGTTCAAAAAGGACGA CATATCCGAAGAATGCTcacaaattataaatttaattgaaGTGTTGGGATCCCCTAGAAT GAGTTTTTACGAAAGTATAAAGGGCCAAACTAGTAACAGGAAT AATCGCCTCATTAAGGAACTGTGCGGACTTAACATTCGGCCCCTGTCCTGGAGCTCCATCCTGGGGGGCATCTTGGAGGAAAGGTTAAAATAG
- a CDS encoding inositol polyphosphate kinase (putative): protein MRVEEYRHQVGGHCKLIKPKDSSKVYKPLIENEYIFYEKLTNFGASSAESGPLHILKKFIPKFYGVTEIVVEYSSSSEMEDNLVNKQKRRNEPSGSKGRKYFSLDGHDETKQPSNELQKQMSNQLPNQPPNQLPNQPPNQLPNQLPNQLPNQLPNQPSNQLPNQLPNQPIAKPPQGEPEKGEKDTQSDKYAKGKKRKKCIPHIVLEDLVYGFKRPCVLDIKMGKRQRKIGASLEKRKRQVEKSFRTTSHSLGFRLCGCQHYNKINDKLFYKDKYWGRNLTKENIPWAIRNWFWNGILLYDELIPLLLEKLHRFFNCIVELRHYRFWSSSLLWVFDGGLNDEKARSNSLDIRMIDFANTIYLQDNPSVDDEYIFGLKNLIHSMQILNNTIQGMHFLPQEISTCFYSENCKPRGNFYRPIFKKSKSAILEENIKKKNLNINFEFLKNAKARRKSSNVYSSHMTGDVDHTDDGPASGKRSNGTDLQEKANITTFSESANGPLRNEVLSLEALQIGGNLRSDHHSEVTSRGKEPVFPIDLIEDPKRAHLSCEDELVDLPKKTTNTTKQNETSEQAPTNNHIDEAKMERLEIGHIDCDHAITTRHETDGRNRQTGESVTEMEEPQTNSPLKNKNKNENCHPINPSEEEATNGVTEKGEIPQSEDCQKYMNMSGEKQTIDDKRSHINAPLLQTRENVSSMSREGNLFGNGKGNSEERYENNAYEQVIQEVIVKTLKVASRGSEREKTASVDIAYKTPVYSNCTNRIEDERKDKDDGCRNEGEPKGHENDFTNFCESGGKGRPYKHEYILSNEMNRNEVAQNGDETSDRKGSYSKGSGVEVEKKEENGVVKNNEQEDRQNTKQNLGEIESHTQQQTQESLKHDMLKKGEHPIRSALLSKLPKDSFVRETKWSILSRNINLKVFINYMIKKEIEEKKKAQEYLCLLVKGRNDLNLRALRREHLSDSNRDAVGIPWKAQRRHRASKVGRASKVGSASRIRRDSRIRRDSRASGATGRGKNEANDPPSEAARGEPPPILNHHLLEKSLSYSYSHRNTCGHHYTCGHHYTCGHRYTRSHTYSCSHSYSSDSGLIYNRSLQGGDLKKMLKREARITSKRITDDFNAFTAEYRSNRYVHSVIRQRHNTHQVNDSPNTHIDRTTNNQTDYNSFREKNLIVPLTDTNSSEKYLRRSLSEPNFYKFGYFRCILNDFYGTKINYNSLVANRLDKMSKVPIYNQIYGFTSNSSDLDSSDASWGY, encoded by the exons ATGAGAGTAGAAGAATACAGACACCAGGTTGGGGGGCACTGCAAACTGATAAAACCGAAAGACTCATCGAAAGTGTACAAACCCCTTAtagaaaatgaatatattttctatgaGAAGTTAACGAACTTTGGAGCGTCTTCCGCGGAATCGGGCCCGttacacattttgaaaaaattcatcccTAAGTTTTATGGAGTGACTGAAATTGTCGTTGAGTATTCCTCGTCGTCCGAGATGGAGGACAATTTAGTTAACaaacagaaaaggagaaatgaaCCGAGTGGTAGTAAGGGTCGGAAATATTTCAGTTTGGACGGACACGATGAGACAAAACAACCGTCAAACGAACTGCAAAAACAAATGTCAAACCAACTGCCAAACCAACCGCCAAACCAACTGCCAAACCAACCGCCAAACCAACTGCCAAACCAACTGCCAAACCAACTGCCAAACCAACTGCCAAACCAACCGTCAAACCAACTGCCAAACCAACTGCCAAACCAACCGATAGCCAAACCGCCTCAGGGCGAgccagaaaaaggagaaaaggacaCTCAAAGTGACAAGTACgccaaggggaagaagcgaaagaaATGCATCCCACACATCGTCTTGGAAGATCTCGTGTACGGATTTAAGCGACCATGCGTATtggacataaaaatggggaaaagacaaagaaaaataggTGCATCcttagaaaaaagaaaaagacaaGTAGAAAAAAGCTTTAGAACAACTAGCCATTCTCTAGGATTTAGATTATGCGGTTGCCAACattacaacaaaataaatgacaaattattttataaagataaatattGGGGTAGAAATTtaacaaaggaaaatatcCCATGGGCAATTCGAAATTGGTTTTGGAATGGTATCCTACTGTACGACGAATTGATTCCATTACTACTAGAAAAGTTACATCGATTTTTTAACTGCATAGTGGAGTTACGACACTACCGCTTTTggtcttcttcccttctctGGGTTTTTGATGGTGGATTAAATGACGAAAAAGCGAGATCAAATTCGCTAGACATCAGAATGATAGATTTTGCCAATACCATTTATTTACAAGATAATCCATCTGTGGAtgatgaatatatatttggtcttaaaaatttaattcattcAATGCAGATCCTAAACAACACAATTCAAGGgatgcattttttgcctCAAGAAATTAGTACTTGTTTTTATTCTGAAAATTGTAAACCCAGGGGAAATTTCTATCGTcctatttttaagaaatccAAGTCAGCCATTTTGGAagagaatataaaaaaaaaaaatctcaatataaattttgaatttttaaaaaatgcaaaagcgAGACGGAAAAGTAGTAACGTTTATTCGAGTCACATGACAGGTGA CGTTGACCACACGGATGATGGTCCAGCTTCAGGAAAACGTTCGAATGGAACCGATCTCCAGGAAAAGGCGAATATCACCACGTTTAGCGAAAGTGCGAACGGGCCCCTGAGAAATGAAGTCCTATCGTTAGAGGCACTTCAAATAGGAGGCAACCTAAGGAGTGACCACCACTCGGAAGTGACCTCGAGGGGGAAGGAACCAGTTTTCCCAATAGATTTGATCGAAGATCCCAAACGGGCCCACCTCTCATGTGAAGACGAACTTGTAGACCTGCcgaaaaaaacaactaaCACAACTAAACAGAATGAGACATCAGAACAAGCGCCAACAAATAATCATATCgatgaagcaaaaatggaacgaTTGGAAATAGGGCACATTGACTGTGATCATGCCATCACGACTAGGCATGAAACTGATGGGAGGAATCGCCAAACAGGAGAAAGCGTAACCGAGATGGAAGAGCCACAAACAAATTCtcctttgaaaaataaaaataaaaatgaaaattgcCATCCCATAAATCCctcagaagaagaagcaacaaATGGAGTAAccgaaaagggagaaattcCGCAAAGTGAGGATTgccaaaaatatatgaacatgtCAGGTGAAAAACAGACTATTGATGACAAACGATCGCACATCAATGCCCCGCTGCTTCAAACTCGTGAAAACGTTTCTTCCATGTCGAGAGAGGGAAATTTATTTGGAAATGGAAAGGGCAATTCAGAGGAGAGGTACGAGAACAATGCGTATGAACAAGTCATACAAGAAGTTATAGTCAAGACGTTAAAAGTCGCCTCTAGGGGTAGCGAAAGGGAGAAAACTGCGTCCGTTGACATTGCATATAAGACTCCTGTATATAGCAACTGCACGAACAGGATCGAAGATGAAAGGAAAGACAAAGACGATGGGTGCCGCAATGAAGGTGAGCCAAAGGGACACGAAAATGactttacaaatttttgtgaGTCCGGAGGGAAAGGTCGACCTTACAAGCATGAGTATATTCTGTCAAATGAGATGAATAGAAATGAGGTCGCACAGAATGGGGATGAAACGAGCGATCGGAAGGGAAGCTACTCTAAGGGAAGCGGCGTggaagtggagaaaaaggaagaaaacggggtcgtaaaaaataatgagcaGGAAGATAGGCAAAACACCAAACAAAATTTAGGTGAGATAGAATCCCACACACAGCAACAAACGCAAGAGAGCTTAAAACACGACAtgctcaaaaaaggggagcatcCAATTAGAAGCGCACTGCTGTCCAAACTCCCAAAAGATTCGTTTGTgagagaaacaaaatggagtatTCTAAGCAGAAACATAAATCTGAAAGTGTTCATCAATTATATGATTAAGAAAGaaattgaggaaaaaaaaaaggcgcaagaGTATCTGTGCCTTTTAGTGAAGGGTAGAAACGACCTGAACCTCCGAGCCTTGCGAAGGGAGCACCTCTCCGATAGCAACAGGGACGCGGTGGGAATTCCGTGGAAGGCGCAAAGGAGGCACAGAGCGAGCAAAGTCGGTAGAGCGAGCAAAGTCGGTAGTGCCAGCAGAATCAGAAGAGATAGCAGAATCAGAAGAGACAGCAGAGCGAGCGGAGCCACCGGACGGGGAAAGAACGAGGCGAATGATCCCCCCTCAGAAGCAGCGAGGGGCGAACCGCCCCCCATACTTAACCATCACCTCTTGGAAAAAAGCCTCAGCTATAGTTACAGTCACCGTAACACCTGCGGTCACCATTACACCTGCGGTCATCATTACACCTGCGGTCACCGTTACACCCGCAGTCACACCTACAGCTGCAGCCACAGCTACAGCTCCGACTCGGGACTCATTTACAACAGAAGCCTGCAAGGGGGAGACCTGAAGAAGATgctaaaaagggaagcgaGAATTACCAGCAAGAG AATAACAGACGATTTTAACGCTTTCACCGCGGAGTATAGGAGCAACCGATACGTTCACTCCGTCATCAGACAGAGACACAACACACACCAGGTGAACGACTCGCCCAACACACACATCGATCGCACCACAAACAACCAAACAGATTATAACTCCTTTCGAGAAAAGAACCTGATAGTACCCCTGACAGACACGAATTCTAGTGAAAAGTACCTTCGAAGGTCCCTGTCCGAACCCAACTTCTACAAATTTGGCTACTTCAGATGCATACTTAACGACTTTTATGGAAccaaaattaattacaacaGTTTGGTTGCAAACAGGTTGGATAAGATGAGTAAGGTTCCCATTTACAACCAGATATATGGATTCACTTCCAACTCGAGCGACCTGGATTCGTCCGATGCATCATGGGGCTactaa
- a CDS encoding ADP-ribosylation factor (putative), with the protein MNRNAFLHKWRENEMCSSFTKKFYVLCSMFYALCFMFFFFLFIFIFMLYRLFSLKDPTKKKFIIFGLPFSGKTSIIYFFKLGYLITTVRTLFINEESFSVKIQTDKNRLGERNYEVTFFEVGTDCSYSLIKEYADISNDVIYIIDSAHKSALSEAREEFIRIIYDFRFVYRKCKFLIFMNKQDSNGCLPSEEIINYFALPKELRFRCKFFSCSTLSGQGLKEGLEWLVNTNVFVDKNDDAVEPSGGTFYNY; encoded by the exons ATGAACAGAAATGCCTTCCTGCACAAGTGGAGGGAAAATGAAATGTGTTCATCTTTTACGAAAaagttttatgttttatgttCTATGTTTTATGCtttatgttttatgtttttttttttcctttttatttttattttcatgttgtatCGCCTTTTTAGTTTAAAAGAtccaacgaaaaaaaaattcatcatttttggaTTGCCGTTCTCGGGGAAAACTTCTATAATTTACTTCTTCAAGCTGGGCTACCTCATAACAACA GTAAGAACACTCTTCATCAACGAAGAAAGTTTCAGCGTGAAAATCCAAACAGACAAAAACAGGCTGGGCGAAAGAAATTACGAAGTAACCTTCTTCGAGGTAGGAACGGATTGCTCATACAGCTTAATAAAAGAATACGCAGACATTTCAAATGACGTAATCTACATTATCGACAGTGCACACAAAAGTGCCCTAAGTGAAGCCAGAGAAGAATTCATCAGAATTATATATGACTTTCGATTTGTGTatagaaaatgtaaattcttaatttttatgaacaagcAAGATTCGAATGGCTGTCTCCCGTcagaagaaattataaattattttgcccTTCCAAAAGAGTTGCGCTTTAGGTGTAAATTCTTTTCGTGTAGCACCTTATCTGGGCAGGGACTAAAAGAGGGCTTAGAATGGCTGGTGAACACGAACGTTTTTGttgacaaaaatgatgatgcCGTTGAACCGAGTGGGGGAACATTTTACAACTAC
- a CDS encoding hypothetical protein (putative): protein MNKNEVNNFLCQFDFSALEELDPSLADGYTACYRKEVPFEIKVEQANNVPQEIGSLEVITVKLLALGDESNAKRIKIELTCEADLFFHFTQTVDERSFEAMQASQKLMINFSEYLENVEYKFIELLVCELVQSSEETIKESISYRYNAIKSKNSIMYKRLQDINLLIKSKNPSLLMQLQKTVSKQMELRKNRHCTRSIYNSS, encoded by the exons atgaataaaaatgaggtGAACAACTTTTTATGCCAATTTGACTTCTCCGCCCTGGAGGAGTTAGACCCATCATTAG CGGACGGCTACACCGCTTGCTACAGAAAAGAAGTCCCATTCGAGATAAAGGTGGAACAGGCGAACAACGTGCCGCAGGAAATAGGCTCACTAGAAGTTATAACGGTGAAACTTTTGGCGTTG GGGGACGAATCAAATGCCAAGCGCATCAAGATAGAGCTAACCTGCGAAGCGGATCTGTTTTTTCACTTTACGCAAAC AGTAGACGAACGCTCGTTTGAAGCCATGCAGGCCAGCCAAAAACTtatgattaatttttccgAATATTTGGaa aacgTCGAATATAAGTTCATCGAACTACTGGTGTGCGAGCTTGTCCAGTCCTCCGAGGAAACCATAAAGGAGAGCATTTCCTACAGGTACAATGCCATCAAGTCGAAAAATTCCATAATGTACAAAAGGTTGCAA GACATAAATCTGTTAATCAAGTCGAAAAACCCGTCCCTCCTAATGCAACTCCAAAAAACGGTAAGCAAACAAATGGAACTTAGGAAGAACAGACACTGCACCAGAAGCATATATAACTCGAGTTGA